The Candidatus Aegiribacteria sp. genome window below encodes:
- a CDS encoding M1 family metallopeptidase — MISVLLYAVLVSAGFPGPESRADYCMNVRLEPDSDMVIGTSEIVFTNGVGFPVDTLWFHLYPNAYRDITTAFGQDLEAVGRYCFRASDESDKGWIDLSDWSLNGIPVDITVDGSLGFISLDSTLNPGESVVLQGDFKVKVPGFWSRMGHQGNTFQITQWYPKMCVLDENGWHRARYHWRGEFYSDYGDYTVILDVPEDFITAATGSVESVSIPEDSLRRTETWKAYEVHDFVWAASPDYTVREHTYIYPDSLGAGSVDVHLILLDDDEDHWSEVPAIIDSTLLYYGEWYVPYPYSDLWVVEPVTLMAGGMEYPQFVFSGADIPLTRALEMVTSHEVGHQWFYGMLGNDEVDEAWLDEGMNTFSELRYMQRRHGFSGNMSRTPDWIMEISDQDMSLLTYATGTTGGEEVPVLSDATSAGDGSHPTGFTYYAKPAFFLRMLQRQVGEEDFDRIMAIYFNRFMYHHPHTEDFRAIVEEVTGRSWKDEFDFWLRGTGNADVRIASIEPMDDSTVVIISGDVPHDVELDLLFLSGNDSLLTELALAPGIDDTVTVSGRWHTAVADPFLCMPDRAPWNNALPPLSQIKPMFLPFPRPTHQSLWVLPFPSYAAGSWRGEILCMSAAIPSYMGGPSTWAAHASVPFENGSFSDWGAFYHAPLLRKYRRSLYISLGVGRGYGTGSASLGADYYMGGRVATDTHLRMSLDAELFSVEDTAVYGGANVEEGSGFEFTGGFSAINRNYCISWEGSLSALASPGWNDGPYSRVDGEFDITTRIMGSHLARTRIFAGRIAGDAPAHVFLRPGGGLFAEGIIGAFLPPDGSISPQEHFYVRSGPALPGYWNSPARGRAAVTIEQRIPVPFPMIPVEIFGGVGWLADGFRDFSEDTFLADGGFAVRFAMLEALFPIWVSEPVDGEDNWEFRWRIGLSPAGFPDLY; from the coding sequence ATGATTTCAGTGTTGTTATACGCAGTGCTTGTCAGTGCGGGTTTCCCCGGCCCGGAAAGCAGGGCAGACTATTGCATGAATGTTCGGCTTGAGCCGGATTCGGACATGGTCATCGGGACTTCTGAAATAGTATTTACAAACGGGGTTGGCTTCCCGGTTGACACTCTCTGGTTCCATCTCTATCCGAACGCTTACAGAGATATTACAACGGCCTTCGGCCAGGACCTTGAGGCTGTTGGTCGCTACTGCTTCAGGGCTTCTGACGAATCTGATAAGGGCTGGATAGATCTTTCGGACTGGAGTCTTAACGGGATTCCAGTTGATATAACCGTTGATGGTTCTCTGGGTTTCATTAGTCTTGATTCTACACTGAATCCGGGGGAGAGCGTAGTGCTGCAGGGCGACTTCAAAGTAAAGGTCCCCGGTTTCTGGAGCAGAATGGGACATCAGGGGAATACTTTTCAGATAACGCAGTGGTACCCCAAAATGTGTGTTCTCGATGAGAATGGGTGGCACAGGGCCAGATACCACTGGAGAGGTGAATTTTACAGTGACTACGGCGACTACACGGTAATACTGGATGTCCCCGAGGACTTCATTACAGCGGCAACGGGATCGGTCGAAAGCGTATCCATCCCGGAAGATTCACTCAGAAGAACTGAAACATGGAAGGCGTACGAAGTTCACGATTTCGTATGGGCCGCAAGCCCTGACTATACGGTGAGGGAGCATACCTACATCTACCCAGACAGTCTGGGTGCCGGTTCGGTAGACGTACACCTTATTCTTCTGGACGACGACGAAGACCATTGGTCAGAAGTACCGGCAATTATCGATTCCACGCTGCTGTACTACGGAGAATGGTACGTGCCTTACCCCTATAGCGATCTCTGGGTTGTTGAACCGGTAACACTGATGGCCGGCGGCATGGAATATCCACAGTTCGTATTTTCAGGGGCTGATATTCCCTTAACAAGGGCTCTTGAGATGGTCACATCACATGAGGTCGGGCACCAGTGGTTTTACGGCATGCTTGGAAACGATGAAGTCGATGAAGCCTGGCTGGACGAAGGGATGAATACATTCAGCGAACTTCGTTACATGCAGCGGAGGCATGGTTTCTCGGGGAACATGTCCAGAACTCCCGACTGGATAATGGAGATAAGCGACCAGGACATGAGCCTGCTTACATACGCAACAGGCACTACCGGCGGAGAGGAAGTTCCCGTACTCAGCGACGCAACTTCAGCGGGTGACGGCAGCCACCCCACCGGGTTCACCTACTACGCCAAACCGGCATTTTTCCTCCGGATGCTCCAAAGGCAGGTCGGTGAGGAAGATTTCGACAGGATAATGGCCATATACTTCAACCGATTCATGTACCATCATCCTCATACGGAAGACTTTCGGGCGATTGTGGAAGAAGTTACGGGAAGATCGTGGAAGGATGAATTCGATTTCTGGCTCAGGGGAACCGGAAACGCTGACGTAAGAATTGCGAGTATCGAACCGATGGATGATTCAACCGTTGTAATAATTTCAGGTGACGTTCCCCATGACGTTGAACTTGATCTGCTTTTTCTTTCGGGAAACGATTCACTTCTGACCGAACTTGCCCTTGCGCCTGGAATAGATGATACCGTAACGGTATCAGGCAGGTGGCATACGGCCGTTGCTGACCCGTTTCTCTGCATGCCAGACAGGGCTCCCTGGAATAATGCCCTGCCGCCTCTGAGTCAGATCAAACCGATGTTCCTGCCGTTTCCAAGGCCTACCCATCAAAGTCTATGGGTTTTGCCGTTTCCATCGTATGCCGCCGGTTCATGGCGGGGGGAGATTCTGTGCATGTCAGCCGCCATTCCTTCCTACATGGGAGGCCCCTCCACTTGGGCGGCCCATGCATCGGTTCCATTTGAAAACGGGAGTTTTTCCGACTGGGGAGCTTTCTATCATGCACCCCTCCTCAGAAAATATCGCAGGAGCCTCTATATATCACTTGGAGTGGGAAGGGGATATGGAACAGGCAGCGCTTCCCTTGGCGCGGACTATTACATGGGAGGACGCGTGGCGACGGATACCCATCTCAGAATGTCTCTTGATGCAGAACTTTTCAGTGTGGAAGACACCGCTGTATACGGTGGAGCCAACGTTGAGGAAGGCAGCGGGTTCGAATTCACCGGAGGATTCTCAGCGATCAATCGAAACTACTGTATTTCATGGGAAGGAAGTCTGAGCGCCCTCGCTTCCCCCGGATGGAACGACGGCCCCTATTCGCGGGTGGACGGCGAATTTGATATCACCACCAGGATTATGGGCAGCCACCTTGCCAGAACAAGGATATTCGCAGGCAGAATAGCAGGTGATGCCCCTGCTCACGTATTTCTTCGTCCGGGCGGAGGTTTATTCGCGGAGGGCATTATTGGAGCGTTTCTGCCGCCCGATGGATCGATTTCACCTCAGGAGCACTTCTACGTCCGTTCCGGTCCGGCGCTGCCGGGTTATTGGAACAGCCCGGCCCGTGGAAGAGCAGCCGTTACAATTGAACAGAGGATACCTGTGCCGTTTCCTATGATCCCTGTTGAAATATTCGGAGGGGTCGGCTGGCTTGCCGATGGTTTCAGGGATTTTTCCGAAGACACTTTTTTGGCCGATGGAGGATTCGCGGTTAGGTTCGCGATGCTGGAAGCGCTGTTCCCGATCTGGGTATCCGAGCCTGTTGACGGTGAGGACAACTGGGAATTCAGATGGCGGATAGGTTTGTCTCCGGCTGGTTTTCCGGACCTGTACTGA
- the amrS gene encoding AmmeMemoRadiSam system radical SAM enzyme, whose protein sequence is MMSNSVQCVLCPHMCILAPGERGRCSVRLNVDGELVSLVYGRPVAVNIDPVEKKPLFHFMPGIDVFSIATAGCNLKCEFCQNWEISQAAPEDVTPYDMPPETVVENALSYGCEAIAYTYTEPVVFFEYTRDCARLARAAGIKNILVTAGYINPGPLSELAEFIDAANVDLKSMSDIYYRNICGGTLQPVLDTITFLKESGTWVEVTNLIVPTLNDDPDEIDSLSRWVLDNTGEDTPLHFSRFFPMYRLADLAPTSIDTLRGARERAMDTGLNYVYVGNAVTPGGMITRCPECGETIVARQGYMITERNILNGNCGNCSAPIAGVWDGMEEQ, encoded by the coding sequence ATGATGAGTAATTCCGTTCAGTGCGTACTGTGCCCGCATATGTGTATCCTTGCTCCCGGTGAGCGCGGAAGATGCAGCGTCAGGCTTAACGTTGACGGTGAGTTGGTGAGCCTTGTTTACGGCCGGCCCGTTGCGGTCAATATCGATCCTGTGGAGAAAAAACCCCTGTTCCATTTCATGCCTGGAATTGATGTGTTTTCAATTGCCACGGCGGGCTGCAATCTGAAGTGCGAGTTCTGTCAGAACTGGGAAATTTCCCAGGCCGCTCCGGAGGATGTAACACCTTACGATATGCCGCCCGAAACGGTTGTTGAAAACGCTCTGTCGTACGGCTGCGAAGCTATCGCATATACATATACGGAGCCTGTGGTGTTTTTTGAATATACAAGGGACTGCGCCAGGCTGGCCCGCGCCGCCGGAATTAAGAATATCCTTGTCACCGCCGGCTACATCAACCCCGGACCACTGTCCGAGCTGGCTGAATTCATCGACGCTGCGAATGTTGATCTTAAATCAATGTCGGACATTTACTACAGGAACATCTGCGGAGGCACACTTCAGCCTGTGCTTGATACGATTACTTTCCTGAAGGAATCTGGAACATGGGTTGAGGTAACGAATCTCATTGTACCAACTTTGAACGATGATCCGGACGAGATCGACTCGCTTTCAAGGTGGGTACTTGATAACACAGGTGAAGATACACCTCTTCATTTCTCAAGGTTTTTTCCCATGTACAGACTTGCTGATCTGGCCCCGACATCCATTGATACGCTCAGGGGAGCCAGGGAGAGGGCAATGGATACAGGTCTAAACTACGTGTACGTTGGAAATGCAGTTACTCCTGGGGGTATGATAACAAGGTGTCCCGAGTGTGGTGAAACTATCGTTGCCAGACAGGGCTATATGATAACGGAAAGAAACATTCTGAATGGAAATTGTGGAAACTGCTCGGCCCCGATTGCTGGGGTCTGGGATGGAATGGAGGAGCAGTGA
- the amrB gene encoding AmmeMemoRadiSam system protein B codes for MRILTLTSVFLVACGGSSPAQEEGRNSGGMLLRPPAVAGRFYPGDSATLSTMVDSLLDISGAQHSAGDIIAGIVPHAGYVFSGATAADFYSSIEGVDYDVVVIAGPSHHVSFNGFSIFEGNGYLTPLGEVDVATDISQRLRESHPTAFFIPEAHVTEHCLEVQLPFLQRVLQPGFRIVPIVIGNAGPDELKYMAELILAESYGQRILVIASSDLSHYPTRELAEEVDSLTVEAVLNGEVDAFLEVTSEERLPDGLATFACGRLPIALAMSYAALYPDVTPELLSMTTSAEYSGDDSQVVGYASISFGTPKFEPSEWSISPDGKNILLEIVRESVRCAVEGENYNLPDTLPAELELPRGAFVTLKRNGRLRGCIGSIRPVGPLAETVMRMAHSAALEDPRFMPVTETELQNLEYEISVLTPLQILDDWHDAAVGTDGLLVLGSGGRSGVLLPQVPVEQGWNREEYLEGVCRKAGLDQDAYLGDVTLYRFQAQVF; via the coding sequence ATGAGAATTCTTACACTTACATCGGTTTTCCTGGTCGCATGCGGAGGGAGTTCTCCCGCACAGGAGGAGGGCAGAAACAGTGGCGGCATGCTTCTTAGACCTCCAGCAGTTGCGGGAAGGTTCTATCCGGGGGATTCAGCCACGTTAAGCACTATGGTGGACAGCCTTCTTGACATCTCCGGGGCGCAGCATTCCGCCGGAGATATAATAGCTGGAATAGTTCCACACGCAGGGTACGTTTTCAGCGGCGCTACGGCTGCCGACTTCTACAGTTCCATCGAAGGTGTTGATTACGATGTCGTTGTGATCGCGGGACCATCGCATCATGTCTCGTTCAACGGGTTCTCCATTTTCGAAGGGAACGGATACCTGACTCCTCTGGGCGAAGTTGATGTGGCGACCGATATTTCGCAGCGTCTCAGGGAATCGCATCCAACAGCCTTTTTCATCCCGGAAGCCCATGTGACCGAACATTGCCTTGAAGTGCAGCTTCCCTTTCTGCAGAGGGTGCTGCAGCCCGGTTTCAGAATTGTGCCGATTGTAATAGGCAATGCCGGACCCGATGAACTGAAATACATGGCTGAACTGATACTCGCTGAGTCTTACGGCCAGCGGATTCTTGTGATAGCCAGCAGCGATCTGTCCCACTATCCGACCAGGGAACTCGCTGAAGAAGTGGATTCACTTACCGTTGAAGCGGTGCTGAACGGAGAGGTGGATGCTTTTCTGGAGGTTACATCTGAGGAAAGGCTGCCTGATGGTCTTGCCACTTTTGCATGCGGAAGGCTTCCCATAGCGCTTGCCATGTCCTATGCGGCACTCTATCCGGATGTAACTCCGGAGCTGCTTTCCATGACTACCAGCGCTGAATATTCGGGTGACGATTCACAGGTTGTAGGGTACGCTTCGATCTCATTTGGAACACCGAAGTTCGAACCATCCGAATGGAGCATTTCACCGGATGGCAAGAATATTCTTCTGGAGATTGTCCGCGAATCCGTCCGCTGCGCTGTTGAGGGAGAGAATTACAATCTACCGGATACATTGCCTGCCGAACTGGAGCTTCCAAGAGGAGCATTCGTCACACTGAAGCGGAACGGCCGGCTTCGAGGATGCATAGGATCGATACGTCCTGTCGGTCCCCTTGCTGAAACCGTGATGCGCATGGCGCACTCCGCGGCGCTTGAAGACCCCCGATTCATGCCGGTAACGGAGACGGAACTACAGAATCTGGAGTACGAAATATCGGTGCTTACTCCGTTGCAGATTCTTGATGACTGGCACGATGCGGCAGTAGGTACCGATGGCCTCCTTGTTCTGGGTTCCGGGGGAAGATCAGGTGTATTACTTCCCCAGGTTCCTGTAGAACAGGGGTGGAACAGGGAGGAGTATCTGGAAGGTGTCTGCCGGAAGGCCGGACTTGACCAGGATGCTTATCTCGGTGACGTAACTTTGTACCGTTTCCAGGCACAGGTATTCTGA
- a CDS encoding OmpA family protein encodes MKKGSLIIAAILLISCSAMALPSYSGLRGLNRTVDAKTIGAGEFSLALFSFLGMSNDTRTAQLAGGAEEVTDTEYNGTWYITAGYGLSEKVEVAGRVSYIWNCLSRDYIPGREDLEGGENENDDGFSEASFFLKYAIDSSGDLRIGLMPWAGFSIYNGGDNPYVTNYNQYDGVWYPEQPMFEMRRPMIGTNLSAGADLLVSLDLHPVVVHTNIGYHYFKQNFQFTDHRYGTSDSVAVDMDVEDPVFHLAVGFEYPMNKTILFAEAEWRHFMKRDYEDGNGQDYDDMIIVQPGIRFPFASGFAFDVVGAFALDNFDPEWSDLGHHAYQAGGSPTEAYRANYAPFPEGYYSSWGVGVNLMYSSDLREGPGSAVMSGTIIDAVTGEFLEATVAFPGTAVQPAISDPETGYYSVEVPEGSIAVAVNASGYTESTETIQVSGGHDISQDYALQPTPCTIMGSVTDIETGTAISRATVIAPDVPVSDMTGNDGLYEFDLDEGNWTITASASGYLGASESVDFLSGDLVVLDFQLQSVAFEPIYFIVNQFNIQPEYKTILNSIAEEIIANGLTVQISGHSDSDYTEEYNQTLSENRAMAVYDYLVDHGVSASSLTTVGYGETRPAVPNASAANKALNRRAEFVVETISN; translated from the coding sequence ATGAAAAAGGGGTCACTTATTATTGCTGCAATTCTACTTATCTCATGCAGCGCTATGGCGTTACCGTCCTACTCGGGTCTGAGGGGACTCAACCGGACTGTTGACGCGAAAACAATAGGAGCAGGTGAGTTCTCACTCGCCCTCTTCTCTTTTCTCGGAATGAGTAACGATACCAGAACCGCTCAGCTCGCAGGCGGCGCTGAAGAGGTCACCGATACCGAATACAACGGCACCTGGTACATTACAGCGGGATACGGACTGAGCGAGAAAGTGGAGGTCGCCGGAAGAGTTTCTTACATCTGGAACTGCCTCTCACGAGATTACATTCCTGGTCGCGAAGATCTCGAGGGGGGAGAGAACGAGAACGACGACGGTTTCAGCGAAGCCAGTTTTTTTCTGAAGTACGCTATTGATTCTTCTGGAGACTTACGTATAGGACTGATGCCGTGGGCAGGTTTCAGTATCTACAACGGCGGTGACAATCCGTACGTAACCAACTACAACCAGTACGACGGCGTCTGGTATCCTGAACAGCCCATGTTCGAGATGCGCCGTCCTATGATAGGTACGAATTTATCAGCGGGAGCGGATCTGCTTGTTTCACTTGATCTACATCCTGTTGTAGTGCATACCAATATTGGTTATCACTACTTCAAGCAGAACTTCCAGTTCACAGACCACAGGTACGGAACGAGCGATAGTGTTGCCGTGGATATGGATGTTGAAGATCCTGTCTTCCACCTCGCTGTGGGCTTCGAGTATCCCATGAATAAGACAATCCTCTTTGCAGAAGCGGAGTGGCGCCACTTCATGAAACGCGACTACGAAGACGGTAACGGCCAGGACTACGACGACATGATAATCGTTCAACCCGGAATTAGATTTCCCTTTGCCTCTGGATTCGCTTTCGATGTTGTAGGGGCATTCGCGCTTGACAATTTCGATCCGGAGTGGAGCGACCTGGGACATCACGCATACCAGGCCGGCGGCAGCCCGACAGAAGCATACAGAGCAAATTACGCTCCCTTCCCCGAGGGTTATTACTCCTCATGGGGAGTCGGCGTTAACCTCATGTACTCCAGCGACCTCAGGGAAGGTCCCGGCAGCGCTGTGATGTCCGGTACAATTATCGATGCCGTAACCGGTGAGTTCCTTGAAGCTACAGTGGCTTTCCCGGGGACTGCGGTACAACCTGCGATCAGTGACCCTGAAACCGGATATTACTCCGTTGAAGTCCCCGAGGGTAGCATTGCGGTAGCTGTAAATGCCAGCGGGTACACGGAAAGTACTGAAACGATCCAGGTTTCAGGCGGTCATGATATCAGCCAGGATTACGCTCTTCAGCCAACTCCATGTACGATCATGGGAAGCGTCACCGATATCGAGACTGGCACTGCGATCTCAAGAGCTACCGTCATCGCACCGGACGTTCCTGTCAGTGACATGACCGGTAATGACGGTCTTTACGAGTTCGATCTCGATGAAGGCAACTGGACAATCACTGCAAGCGCCAGCGGTTACCTCGGCGCCAGCGAGAGTGTGGACTTTCTGAGTGGCGACCTTGTCGTTCTGGACTTCCAGCTCCAGTCCGTTGCATTCGAGCCGATTTACTTCATCGTCAATCAGTTCAACATTCAGCCTGAGTACAAAACCATCCTGAATAGCATTGCTGAAGAAATCATCGCTAACGGTCTTACTGTCCAGATAAGCGGACACTCGGACTCCGACTATACAGAGGAGTACAACCAGACTCTCAGCGAGAACAGAGCCATGGCCGTGTACGACTACCTTGTCGATCATGGCGTCAGCGCTTCCAGCCTGACCACGGTTGGCTATGGAGAAACGAGACCTGCGGTCCCCAACGCCTCCGCCGCTAACAAAGCTCTCAACCGTCGCGCGGAATTCGTGGTAGAAACCATCTCCAACTGA